The region ATCCAATCTACAATGACATATCAAAAAAGAGGATGAACTGGCCCAAAAGCATTTATGTTGGAGATCATGTCTGGTTCGGCCAAAACGCAATGATTTTTAAAGGATCCAAAATAGGCTCAGGTTCTATTATCGGTGCAAATTCTGTAGTTTCAAATAAAAAAATTCCTTCAAACACTACTTTTGCTGGGGCACCTGCAAGATTGATTCATGAAAATGTCTTCTGGACGCCTCATTCTGTTCATGGATGGGATGATGAGGAAATTGAAAAAATGTCTCATTCCAATTCTGATTTGTTTACTTATTCTCCGGATGAAAATACATTGGATTTTGATGACATTGAAGATAAGTTAAATAATTCGGATAAAGATGATGCAGTTGAATATGTGTCAATGTTTTTGTTTGCAGGCAAAAACCGTTTTTGTCTAAAATAAAATTTTTATTTAGTGAAATTAATATTATATAAAATTCATAATATGATGTAGGAAGTTTTAATTATGAAAGCAGTTATCCCAGCAGCAGGTTTAGGTACAAGATTACTGCCTGCTACTAAAGCACAACCAAAGGAAATGTTGCCGGTTTATTACAAACCCACAATCCATTATGCTGTTGAAGAAGCAGTAAAGTCTGGAATTGATGATATTTTAATCATAACCGGTAGGAACAAAAGGTCAATAGAAGATTATTTTGACAAGTCATATGAACTTGAATATACTCTGCAAAAGGCAGGAAAAGACCGTGACCTTAAAAAGGTTAGAAAAATCACTGATTTGGCGGACATATGTTATGTCAGGCAGAAAAATCTTATAGGATTGGGTGATGCTATTAGCTGTGCAGAAAGACATGTTGGAGATGAGCCATTTGCAGTTCTTTTAGGAGATTCCATCACAAGATCAAAAACTCCTTTAACAAAACAGCTGATTGATGTTTTCAATAAATATGAAAAATCCACAATTGCAATTAGGGAGGTTTCAGAAGATAAAATCAATAGGCATGGTATTGTTGATGGGTCTCAAATCAGTGAAAATCTTTATAAAATTAACAGTCTAGTTGAAAAACCTAACATGGATGAAGCCCCATCTAATCTGGCAATTGTTGGAAGATATATTCTAACACCGGACATTTTTGATAAGATTTCACAGACAGGACCGGGTTTTAACGGAGAAATCCAGCTTACAGATGCTTTATCAAAACTTGATGAGGTTTACGGGGTTAAATTTGATGGTAAGGTCTTCAACATTGAAACCCGTATTGAATGGCTTAAATCATCAATTGATTTTGCAATGCATGATGATGAGTTCAGGGACGACTTAATCGATTATATGAAAAATTTCATATAATTCATCTACATGTACCATTCACATTGCCTTATTTTTATTTTGTACTTATTTTAAATTAAAATAATACTTAATAATTCACACATATGAGTTAAAAAGTAGTTAAATTATTGATTGGTTTTTAAAGTAAATGACTGTTTGAAATCCTTTGTCAGATGATTTTTTTTACAAACTGGAAAATCTGATGAAATAAATGTCTGATTTTCTGCAAAATAAAAAAAGTTAAAGATAGATTATGAATCTATCTTTTAATGGTAATTTGACTTTTAGCATTAATGATATAGTTTCCGTTTTTGGAGGTTATGACCACTTTATGCTTTCCGATTTTCAGATTTTTTGTGTTGAACTTTGCTATGCCTTTGCTGTCTGTTTTCACAATATAATTCTTTGATTTTTTACCGGTGTAAATCTTAAGATTTATTTTGATTTTTTTGACCGCTTTTTTATTCAATTTCACTGAAACCTTGAAATATTTGGACTTTTTGTATTTGTGGGATACTTTTGGAGCTTTTGTAGTTGTTTTTGCAGGTTTGATTTTAAGGGTAGCTGTTTTGGTTGGAACTTTATAAACTGAAAATTCATCACTTTGGACTATAATTTTATAAGTTCCCACATCCAATGCGGGCAATATTTCGTCATAAAGTTTAATTTCGTCATAAAAATATATAGTGGCGTAAAGGACCTCTTTATTTTTTTTATATATTTTATAATAAAGCTGTTCATCTTTTATCTCACCATATTTTGGACTAGTCCAAGTTACAGGGGAAAGTTGGGATATGGATGTTAGTTTAACTGCATTTGGATTATATGTTTTTGTTGTACTTTTTAAAGTTAAAACACTATCAACCTTATCTATTTTAAAATTAATCGTCTGCACTGTTGTTCCAAATTCCTT is a window of Methanobrevibacter sp. DNA encoding:
- the galU gene encoding UTP--glucose-1-phosphate uridylyltransferase GalU — protein: MKAVIPAAGLGTRLLPATKAQPKEMLPVYYKPTIHYAVEEAVKSGIDDILIITGRNKRSIEDYFDKSYELEYTLQKAGKDRDLKKVRKITDLADICYVRQKNLIGLGDAISCAERHVGDEPFAVLLGDSITRSKTPLTKQLIDVFNKYEKSTIAIREVSEDKINRHGIVDGSQISENLYKINSLVEKPNMDEAPSNLAIVGRYILTPDIFDKISQTGPGFNGEIQLTDALSKLDEVYGVKFDGKVFNIETRIEWLKSSIDFAMHDDEFRDDLIDYMKNFI